A window from Malassezia restricta chromosome I, complete sequence encodes these proteins:
- a CDS encoding phosphatidylinositol 4-kinase type 2: MAVKHRESVDETASLLDSCASTHADFSDMEYVLRHDFASHQYAQRFAPTRFLVSVFEPEQQGPSLFRDPRIRPDDADFYNMVSSVRDAMSTGLNPRMISLGTSGSYFVCDHGNGDEPRIRGVFKPMDEEPYGNLNPKRVFLRKYFWWAMGRPCLIPNFSYLSEVGASFLDDRLGLGLVPKTRLVGFSSPSFHYLYKDRHRWEQGWQPLPIKIGSLQQFLEGYENAGRFLQKHALPGRSKDVMERDLREEHRAHRLSRRKQGARLRMAFIALKRLLLCRYGPGPYGSTDANDNASSPKKPPPFTEEASAYPAATPMSVSGEDGFEWTEEVFTDMRLELEKLVLLDFLMRNTDRGLDNFMIRYNPHPRPGERHITIGAIDNSLSFPHQHPQGLRDYPYGWLYLPTGLIGLPFSDETRQLFLPKLTDPIWWAGTIEGLRRIFSQDAHFHERTFQNQMSLLMGQGWLIVQCLRQKSEGPIELCARPKFVVRSSVQMLSHAQLAELTVTDLVQGTTSFSKARRDITHDHKHNTRSARASAINVKPNRQSRAHLVTQSMPSVLRSPKSPSFPFSPSSNARGIDIVERMAMEQKSHKMVTTATPAPYDSPREPPSSKASRRMPPLDLAVGTSVYPLPVLVETVEPVRRRTPFSFN, from the exons ATGGCGGTAAAGCATAGGGAGTCTGTGGATGAAACAGCGTCTCTCTTGGATTCctgtgcgtcgacgcatgCCGACTTTTCGGACATGGAATACGTCCTTCGTCATGACTTTGCCTCGCACCAATATGCACAGCGTTTTGCTCCAACACGATTCCTTGTTAGTGTGTTTGAGCCAGAACAGCAAGGACCGAGCCTATTTCGTGATCCGCGTATTCGC CCGGATGACGCTGACTTTTATAATATGGTGTCGAGTGTCCGTGACGCGATGTCTACGGGACTCAATCCGCGTATGATTTCGTTGGGTACGAGTGGGTCGTACTTTGTGTGCGATCATGGCAACGGAGATGAGCCGCGCATACGAGGTGTATTTAAACCTATGGACGAGGAACCTTACGGCAACTTGAA TCCCAAACGTGTATTTTTGCGCAAGTACTTTTGGTGGGCCATGGGCCGTCCTTG CCTGATTCCTAATTTCTCTTACCTATCCGAAGTGGGGGCCTCGTTTCTAGACGATAGACTCGGATTGGGTCTGGTACCCAAGACGCGTCTTGTTGGGTTTTCGAGTCCATCCTTTCACTATTTATACAAAGACCGCCATCGATGGGAGCAGGGCTGGCAGCCGCTGCCGATCAAGATTGGATCTCTGCAACAGTTTCTTGAGGGCTATGAAAATGCGGGTCGTTTCTTACAGAAGCATGCTCTTCCAGGTCGTTCCAAAGATGTCATGGAACGCGACTTGCGCGAAGAGCATAGGGCTCACCGCCTGAGCCGAAGAAAACAAGGTGCACGACTTCGGATGGCATTTATTGCTCTCAAGCGACTCTTGCTATGCCGCTATGGCCCGGGTCCTTACGGCAGTACTGATGCCAATGACAATGCCTCTTCACCAAAGAAACCGCCACCGTTCACAGAGGAGGCGTCTGCGTATCCTGCAGCAACGCCTATGTCTGTATCAGGTGAAGATGGTTTTGAATGGACGGAGGAAGTCTTTACTGACATGCGTCTTGAGCTCGAGAAGCTCGTCTTACTCGATTTTCTTATGCGAAATACAGACCGCGGTCTGGACAATTTCATGATTCGGTATAATCCCCATCCACGCCCGGGAGAACGACACATTACGATTGGGGCTATTGATAATTCGCTGTCGTTCCCTCATCAGCATCCACAAGGTCTGCGCGATTATCCTTATGGCTGGTTGTACCTTCCGACAGGTCTCATTGGTCTTCCGTTTTCTGATGAGACGCGTCAGCTTTTTTTGCCTAAGCTGACTGATCCCATATGGTGGGCCGGTACCATCGAAGGTCTGCGTCGTATATTTAGTCAAGATGCTCATTTCCACGAGCGTACATTCCAAAATCAAATGTCGCTGCTCATGGGCCAAGGCTGGCTCATTGTACAGTGCTTGCGCCAAAAGTCAGAGGGACCCATCGAGCTATGCGCGCGCCCGAAATTTgtcgtgcgcagcagcgtccAAATGCTTTCACATGCTCAGCTAGCCGAACTGACGGTCACAGACCTAGTGCAAGGCACTACATCATTCTCGAAGGCACGTCGTGACATTACCCACGATCACAAACATAACACTCGGTCTGCTCGAGCTTCTGCCATTAATGTGAAGCCGAATCGCCAAAGCCGTGCCCATCTTGTGACGCAGTCGATGCCATCGGTCCTTCGGTCGCCCAAGTCTCCATCCTTTCCTTTTTCGCCGTCTTCAAATGCGCGTGGTATTGATATTGTGGAGCGGATGGCCATGGAGCAAAAAAGCCATAAGATGGTAACAACAGCAACACCCGCGCCATATGACAGTCCACGAGAGCCACCAAGTTCCAAAGCATCTCGACGAATGCCGCCCTTGGATCTCGCTGTCGGAACAAGCGTATATCCCCTGCCTGTACTGGTCGAAACAGTTGAACCtgtacgacgacgcacgcctTTTTCTT
- a CDS encoding RNA polymerase I specific initiation factor produces the protein MQPAPALFRPPPPYKDDHDITYTHSLPSLTHCAPHTEPFDEKNVSYSALTDQHRQHMRRVHDLLHLSLLRQDHERAVRCFIILLRSQDWRPLELWKLGLRIACMDAHNDAAQKYLLRISRTRTALRPYSLPFLIREWIRNGNYQQAHEELSSIITSFPYRLHPLLHTYLGLLTLYIGHAEPQEYLHDIPHMSTSFIVTPGVRRTARFHFENAVKVAPRYMAYQSALCKHRFTQHFHRLNRLRRRAQQHRVRLWRRLRQFGWVFCDDTAWASQTNQDQEEDSSDSMAELSDSAVLPSSDYFGLELDFPLPSDESDAEPASAGETEVSEGPSLPESATTSRNVTPEPMASSESESDERAIDPDPTFLITVPAVQCSVHMATTCLRWLDESTR, from the coding sequence ATgcagcctgcgccggcgtTGTTTcggccaccgccaccgTACAAAGATGATCATGATATCACCTATACGCACAGCCTTCCCTCTTTGACGCACTGCGCACCACACACAGAGCCATTCGATGAGAAAAATGTGTCCTATTCAGCGCTGACGGACCAGCATCGCCAACATATGCGGCGTGTGCATGATCTGCTTCACTTATCTCTGTTACGTCAAGATCACGAGCGGGCTGTACGTTGTTTTATCATTCTTCTTAGATCTCAGGACTGGCGTCCTCTAGAGTTATGGAAACTTGGACTCCGGATAGCATGCATGGATGCTCACAatgatgcggcgcagaAGTACTTATTGCGTATATCACGGACACGTACGGCATTAAGACCCTATTCCCTGCCTTTTTTGATCCGCGAGTGGATCAGAAATGGTAATTATCAGCAAGCGCACGAAGAACTCAGCAGTATCATTACCTCTTTCCCGTATCGACTTCACCCCCTTCTGCATACATACCTTGGTCTCCTAACGTTGTATATCGGGCATGCTGAACCACAAGAGTATTTACATGACATACCGCATATGTCTACATCTTTCATTGTAACTCCAGGtgtgcggcgcacggccagATTTCACTTTGAAAATGCAGTCAAGGTGGCCCCACGTTACATGGCATACCAATCAGCTCTATGCAAGCATCGTTTCACACAACATTTTCATCGCCTAAATCGActtcgacgccgcgcacaACAGCATCGCGTTCGTTTGTGGAGAAGGCTTCGTCAGTTCGGATGGGTGTTTTGCGATGATACCGCTTGGGCGTCTCAAACCAATCAAGATCAAGAGGAGGACTCATCTGACTCTATGGCAGAACTATCTGATTCAGCCGTCCTGCCTTCTAGTGATTATTTTGGACTGGAACTGGATTTTCCCTTGCCCTCAGATGAGTCTGATGCAGAGCCAGCGTCTGCGGGAGAGACGGAAGTTTCGGAAGGACCGTCATTACCTGAAAGTGCTACGACAAGTCGCAATGTGACGCCTGAACCAATGGCTTCATCAGAAAGCGAGTCGGATGAAAGGGCTATCGACCCAGATCCCACCTTTCTGATTACGGTTCCCGCCGTCCAATGTAGTGTGCACATGGCCACTACGTGCCTTCGGTGGCTAGACGAATCTACTCGTTGA
- a CDS encoding protein phosphatase PTC1 has translation MQEHADGITLSANANLAVSSNVHPAVGVAVDKNGKWRRTMEDAHTFIHDFDQVPGQGYFAIFDGHAGKFAAEWCRDNMSDILAKELQEHPTMDVREVMKNAFLKTDDQLEIESKNAGARSGCTAVLSLIRLEPGNDDRKKRVLYTANVGDARSVLCRGGKAIRLTYDHKGTDQFETKRITEKGGFLLNNRVNGVLAVTRSLGDFSIKEFVVGTPFTTSIDLCDEDEFLIVACDGLWDVVSDQDAVDLVSQYIDAQEAAQKLLEHALENFSTDNTSVMIVKFPKRAE, from the exons ATGCAAGAGCATGCAGATGGAATCACTTTATCTGCTAATGCGAATTTGGCAGTTTCAAGCAATGTGCATCCTGCCGTGGGTGTAGCCGTCGATAAAAACGGGAAGTGGCGTCGGACCATGGAGGACGCGCACACATTCATTCACGATTTCGACCAGGTACCTGGTCAAGGGTACTTTGCCATTTTCGATGGACATGCAGGAAAATTCGCTGCAGAATGGTGCCGTGACAATATGAGCGATATCCTTGCTAAGGAACTCCAAGAACACCCAACAATGGATGTCCGAGAGGTGATGAAAAACGCCTTTTTGAAAACCGATGACCAGCTCGAGATTGAATCAAAAAATGCTGGTGCTCGTAGTGGATGCACGGCTGTCCTGAGTCTAATTCGTCTTGAACCAGGGAATGATGATCGGAAGAAGCGTGTCCTGTATACAGCCAATGTGGGTGATGCCCGCTCTGTGCTATGTCGCGGAGGTAAAGCCATCCGTCTCACATATGATCACAAGGGAACGGATCAGTTCGAGACAAAGCGCATTACGGAAAAGGGTGGATTCCTACTAAACAACCGCGTGAATG GTGTTTTGGCTGTGACGCGTTCGCTTGGTGACTTTTCTATAAAAGAATTTGTGGTGGGAACACCTTTCACTACCAGTATTGATCTGTGTGACGAGGACGAATTCCTCATTGTGGCTTGTGATGGACTATGGGACGTGGTGAGTGATCAAGATGCAGTGGATCTTGTTTCTCAATACATTGATGCCCAAGAAGCGGCGCAAAAACTGTTGGAGCACGCCCTTGAAAATTTTAGCACGGACAATACGTCCGTTATGATTGTGAAATTTCCCAAACGAGCCGAGTAG
- a CDS encoding RMND5B protein produces the protein MNPPTHDTNGACSITCGSSATRIRYADAKPRVELEHTTKRENAPVSLSPVEQPSISACVVQSPWPVKSSISRFPGADTSSTNQVKNCGTWKAHFKEPHNKSAPEPHSRARKSSIGGLVGSPHPRKCGTIEPEKTCRRHRLSPAVIPHLHGQVGDDDENGDEDNDDNEGDDDNEGDDDNEGDDDDVDDDDDDDEDDDEDNGDDDDDDEYNRAAEGGGSKTVSNSSILLHGARKSNVTSILESKESHHALTRAENDRPSICRRGCLAFVEAPVCRRSVAHERLLDTKNTSYTQQRSHTAPLVIMERAKPRRSMSLTLNEHDASDPCSTWVEQGLEVDDAYPCREHRTGHSLDPITAWTAPASRQSYSLRHNMHPPLLRASSTPGHVFTSLTPPMPSPEHDKTEELALVAERLLLHQEDETDISEHASGQAADDSDNDDGSVEDESQSPSSISMTPRTMSFYRDPHATARSSPWPRSLHASVTPVPRPLNVAHPPESKPRAYSVSGAQISTPSFVSSHRPCVQPSCIAVSDGHLRSPPMAAIDCQHVQVGSPPCSTCHPQPLSR, from the coding sequence ATGAATCCACCAACACACGATACCAATGGCGCATGCTCAATTACATGTGGCTCGTCAGCCACACGAATCAGGTATGCCGACGCGAAGCCTCGCGTTGAACTTGAACATACTACGAAGAGGGAAAATGCGCCTGTTTCTTTATCGCCCGTCGAGCAACCCTCTATTTCAGCTTGTGTTGTGCAATCGCCTTGGCCAGTAAAGAGTTCAATATCGCGCTTTCCAGGTGCAGATACATCATCGACGAACCAGGTCAAGAATTGCGGGACCTGGAAGGCCCATTTCAAAGAGCCACACAACAAAAGTGCGCCAGAGCCTCATTCGCGTGCGCGAAAGAGCTCAATCGGTGGGCTTGTTGGTTCGCCACATCCACGAAAGTGTGGCACAATCGAACCAGAAAAGACTTGTCGACGTCATCGACTTTCACCGGCTGTGATTCCTCATCTACATGGCCAAGTCGGGGACGATGATGAAAACGGAGATGAAGACAACGACGACAATGAGGGCGATGACGACAATGAGGGCGATGACGACAATGAGggcgatgatgatgacgtcgatgacgatgatgacgatgatgaggacgatgatgaggacAACggtgacgatgatgacgatgacgagtATAATCGGGCTGCCGAGGGAGGCGGATCAAAGACAGTGTCTAATTCTTCAATCCTGTTACATGGTGCTCGCAAGTCGAATGTCACTAGCATTCTGGAATCTAAAGAATCTCATCATGCGCTAACTCGAGCAGAAAATGACCGTCCATCAATTTGTCGCCGTGGCTGCCTTGCTTTTGTTGAAGCCCCTGTATGTCGTCGATCGGTGGCACATGAAAGGTTGCTTGATACAAAAAATACCTCCTATACCCAGCAGCGATCACACACAGCGCCACTCGTTATCATGGAGCGCGCAAAACCACGTCGATCCATGTCTCTTACACTAAATGAGCATGACGCATCAGACCCATGTTCTACATGGGTCGAACAGGGCCTAGAAGTGGATGATGCATATCCGTGTCGGGAACACAGGACTGGTCATAGTCTTGACCCGATTACGGCATGGACGGCTCCTGCATCGCGACAGTCATACTCGCTGCGGCACAATATGCATCCTCCGTTATTACGTGCTTCCAGCACGCCTGGCCATGTTTTTACGTCCCTCAcaccgcccatgccatCGCCTGAGCACGACAAGACCGAAGAACTTGCCTTGGTGGCCGAGCGTTTGTTATTACATCAAGAGGACGAGACAGACATATCGGAGCACGCGTCAGGCCAGGCGGCAGATGACAGTGACAATGATGACGGCAGTGTTGAAGATGAGTCTCAAAGTCCGTCTTCGATTAGTATGACTCCCCGCACCATGTCGTTTTATCGTGATCCTCATGCTACGGCGCGGTCAAGTCCTTGGCCTCGGAGTTTGCATGCGAGTGTCACGCCTGTTCCTCGCCCACTCAATGTGGCCCATCCGCCAGAGTCAAAGCCTCGGGCCTACTCTGTCTCGGGTGCCCAGATCTCGACGCCCAGTTTCGTGTCATCTCATCGACCATGCGTCCAGCCATCATGTATCGCTGTGAGTGACGGGCACCTGCGCTCGCCTCCGATGGCTGCTATCGACTGTCAACACGTCCAGGTTGGGTCCCCACCCTGCAGTACATGCCACCCTCAGCCACTATCTCGCTAA
- a CDS encoding ATP synthase mitochondrial F1 complex assembly factor 1: protein MSASVILRAAMRARVPRIARSIHASCLRMHIPKADEMLEKFAEGDRARLADKREEMMAKYQAKLQAKVAEHGYKSVDDLAHATKKVASEQQVRETAMKAASSPVEHRDAALRLKLQEKRRKNEQAKLDREQDVSSPVQPLSTFMKLEKIVHESPQNIGKLWTAFHIMKNKISAVVPAATYAQMVDTAKSFPQFVLPLPRIVKKADEDGEAESGYEVYYLQWIPLPKPADTASNAPAPMAVLFTPLAEYKLRQEYAQPTLVLTHYTDLIESKGIVLLRGDITESDKGKAHIQQKDAQLLTLGLQRFYHIDWALEGLDNDEQVDRRRALLRAFHERPTEFRLEELIDASWKI from the coding sequence ATGTCAGCCTCGGTGATACTTCGCGCAGCAATGCGGGCGCGAGTACCGCGCATAGCACGCTCAATACACGCATCGTGTCTGCGTATGCATATACCCAAGGCTGATGAGATGCTCGAAAAGTTTGCGGAGGGTGATCGAGCGCGACTGGCGGACAAGCGCGAGGAAATGATGGCCAAGTACCAGGCTAAGCTGCAGGCTAAAGTCGCTGAGCACGGTTACAAGAGCGTGGATGACTTGGCCCATGCTACTAAGAAGGTAGCTTCAGAGCAGCAAGTCCGCGAGACGGCTATGAAAGCGGCATCATCACCGGTGGAACATCGCGATGCAGCCTTGCGTCTCAAGTTGCAGGAAAAGCGCCGAAAGAACGAGCAAGCCAAATTGGACCGTGAACAGGATGTATCGAGTCCTGTTCAACCGCTCTCTACGTTCATGAAACTTGAAAAAATCGTGCACGAGTCTCCTCAGAACATCGGCAAGCTGTGGACAGCCTTTCATATAATGAAAAACAAGATCTCGGCGGTGGTGCCTGCTGCGACCTATGCGCAGATGGTCGACACAGCCAAGTCATTCCCGCAATTCGTGCTGCCTCTACCTCGCATAGTCAAGAAGGCTGACGAAGACGGCGAGGCCGAGTCAGGCTACGAAGTATATTATTTACAATGGATTCCGTTGCCTAAACCCGCGGACACCGCGTCCAATGCACCTGCTCCCATGGCCGTACTGTTCACACCACTGGCTGAGTACAAATTGCGGCAAGAGTATGCTCAACCTACCCTCGTTTTGACGCACTATACGGACCTTATCGAGTCCAAAGGGATCGTTTTGCTTCGTGGCGACATTACTGAGAGCGACAAGGGCAAGGCGCATATTCAACAGAAAGATGCACAACTACTTACACTAGGACTGCAGCGCTTCTACCACATTGACTGGGCACTAGAGGGGCTCGATAATGACGAACAGGTCGACCGTCGTCGCGCCCTACTCCGAGCCTTTCACGAGCGGCCCACTGAATTCCGGTTGGAAGAGCTAATTGACGCATCATGGAAAATTTAG